A single window of Nematostella vectensis chromosome 4, jaNemVect1.1, whole genome shotgun sequence DNA harbors:
- the LOC5519701 gene encoding histamine H2 receptor, giving the protein MATNNSTSAQQMPDFSAYFYCEYLSAIFYCVLSPFTVGANGLLLAAIYKDPLKCFRTPVTYFIVGLALVDLLTGLVVEPFFAVYYFSRYFYGFLNVSPTINLLATIAGFMSTVGLSTSFLIVLALSFSQFIAITFPHKYRVLITTRRVLICMINVVLYFIAFSLLQVFNTNIPKDLFWRMDLYLHATIIPILLVISHAFIFRSFKRFSKKSEKMGAQAKRVDNTLVVHSSNNNSNTELIKPSKKTAQISKSKANQKQLTIVTLLLSAVLLFCSLPHTIGFYLFLHIEWKAPSEEIAINIAIRVTDAILFLKVLLDPFIYCWRLPKYRAALRNTLMCREKSEINHSVEQRSKLKTETSS; this is encoded by the coding sequence ATGGCGACCAACAATTCGACGAGTGCGCAACAAATGCCAGATTTCTCCGCGTATTTTTACTGCGAGTATCTCTCTGCCATCTTCTATTGCGTCTTATCTCCGTTCACGGTCGGGGCAAACGGTCTGCTCCTCGCCGCCATCTACAAAGACCCGTTAAAGTGTTTCCGTACGCCAGTTACTTACTTCATAGTTGGTTTAGCCCTCGTGGACCTGCTCACCGGCCTAGTAGTGGAACCGTTCTTTGCCGTCTATTACTTTTCGCGGTATTTCTACGGCTTCCTAAATGTGAGTCCCACAATCAACCTGCTGGCGACCATCGCTGGATTCATGTCTACAGTCGGACTCAGCACTTCATTTCTTATTGTCCTCGCCTTGTCCTTCTCTCAGTTCATAGCAATCACATTCCCGCACAAGTACCGAGTCCTAATCACCACGCGTCGCGTCCTTATTTGCATGATCAACGTCGTGCTTTACTTCATCGCATTTAGTCTACTACAGGTCTTCAATACAAACATTCCAAAGGACTTGTTTTGGCGCATGGACTTGTATCTGCATGCGACGATTATACCGATTCTACTGGTCATCTCGCACGCGTTCATATTCCGCTCGTTCAAACGTTTctccaaaaaatcagaaaagATGGGTGCTCAAGCAAAACGCGTGGATAACACCCTTGTCGTCCACAGTAGTAACAACAACAGTAACACGGAGCTCATCAAGCCTTCTAAGAAAACCGCGCAAATCTCCAAAAGCAAAGCGAATCAGAAGCAGCTGACGATTGTGACATTACTTCTGTCTGCAGTACTGCTATTTTGCTCGTTGCCGCACACCATAGGGTTTTATCTATTTCTGCACATAGAGTGGAAGGCTCCGTCTGAAGAAATTGCCATCAACATTGCGATACGCGTGACCGACGCTATACTGTTCCTAAAAGTCCTCCTCGATCCGTTTATCTACTGCTGGCGACTTCCAAAGTACCGCGCAGCGCTGCGCAACACGCTCATGTGTAGGGAGAAGAGCGAGATCAATCATTCAGTGGAGCAGAGGAGCAAGTTGAAGACCGAAACCAGCTCCTGA